The Acetivibrio saccincola genome window below encodes:
- a CDS encoding oxaloacetate decarboxylase subunit alpha yields MAKITETVLRDAHQSLIATRMKIDEMAPILEKLDDIGYHSLEAWGGATFDSCLRFLNEDPWERLRTIRKHVKKTKLQMLLRGQNLLGYKHYADDVVEYFVQKAIANGIDIIRIFDALNDVRNIETAIKACKKEGGHAQAAVCYTTSPVHNLDLFVKDAKRLVDMGADSICIKDMAGLMLPYAAYDLVKALKENVKVPIQIHTHYTSGVASMTYLKAIEAGCDVVDCAISPLALGTSQPPTESVVATLKGTEYDTGLDINKLNEIAEYFKPLREEYLNSGLLDAKVLGVDINTLIYQVPGGMLSNLVSQLKQSNALDKFEEVLKEIPKVREDFGFPPLVTPTSQIVGTQAVLNVLMGERYKMVPKESKALVKGEYGKTPAPVNPEIQKKILNGEKPITKRPADFIKPELKNIKNEMKEYLEQDEDVLSYALFPSVAKKYFEFRKAEKYGIDPDMVDYENRVHPV; encoded by the coding sequence ATGGCTAAAATAACTGAAACTGTTCTAAGGGATGCCCATCAATCACTAATTGCCACACGCATGAAAATTGATGAAATGGCTCCTATATTAGAAAAGCTTGATGATATAGGGTATCATTCACTGGAAGCTTGGGGAGGGGCAACATTTGACTCTTGCTTAAGATTTTTAAATGAAGATCCTTGGGAAAGATTAAGGACAATTAGAAAACATGTTAAGAAAACAAAGCTTCAAATGCTTTTAAGAGGTCAGAACCTTTTAGGTTATAAGCATTATGCAGATGATGTAGTAGAATATTTTGTCCAAAAGGCAATAGCAAACGGAATTGACATAATAAGAATTTTTGATGCTTTAAATGATGTAAGAAATATTGAAACTGCCATTAAAGCATGTAAAAAAGAAGGAGGGCATGCACAAGCTGCTGTATGCTATACCACAAGCCCGGTTCACAATTTAGACCTTTTTGTAAAAGATGCAAAGAGACTTGTGGACATGGGGGCAGACTCTATATGCATAAAGGATATGGCAGGTTTAATGCTTCCTTATGCAGCATATGACTTGGTAAAAGCACTGAAGGAAAATGTAAAAGTACCTATACAAATTCACACCCACTATACAAGCGGTGTTGCATCAATGACATATCTAAAGGCTATAGAAGCAGGATGTGACGTGGTGGACTGTGCAATATCACCTTTAGCTCTTGGAACTTCACAGCCACCTACAGAATCAGTTGTTGCAACTTTAAAAGGTACTGAATACGACACAGGTCTTGACATAAACAAATTAAATGAAATTGCAGAGTATTTCAAACCTTTAAGAGAGGAATACCTAAACAGCGGGCTTTTAGATGCAAAAGTGCTGGGAGTTGATATTAATACATTAATATACCAGGTTCCCGGTGGAATGCTTTCAAACCTTGTATCACAACTTAAGCAATCAAATGCCCTTGATAAATTTGAAGAAGTTTTAAAAGAAATACCAAAGGTAAGGGAAGACTTTGGTTTTCCTCCTCTGGTAACTCCTACAAGCCAGATTGTAGGTACACAGGCTGTTTTGAATGTATTGATGGGTGAGAGATATAAGATGGTTCCAAAGGAATCAAAGGCGCTGGTAAAAGGAGAGTATGGCAAAACACCGGCACCTGTTAATCCTGAAATACAAAAGAAAATTTTAAACGGTGAAAAACCTATTACTAAAAGACCTGCTGACTTTATAAAGCCTGAGCTTAAAAATATAAAAAATGAAATGAAAGAGTATTTAGAACAGGATGAAGATGTGCTGTCTTATGCACTATTCCCATCCGTTGCAAAAAAATATTTTGAGTTCAGGAAAGCAGAGAAATACGGGATAGACCCTGATATGGTGGATTATGAAAACAGGGTACACCCAGTGTAA